One window of Marmota flaviventris isolate mMarFla1 chromosome 5, mMarFla1.hap1, whole genome shotgun sequence genomic DNA carries:
- the Pcdh12 gene encoding LOW QUALITY PROTEIN: protocadherin-12 (The sequence of the model RefSeq protein was modified relative to this genomic sequence to represent the inferred CDS: inserted 1 base in 1 codon) has product MMPLLQLLLGLFGPGGYLFLSGDCQEVATLTVKYQVTEEVPPGTVIGKLSQELGREERHGQTGAAFQVLQLPQALPIQVDAEDGLLSTGRRLDREQLCRQRDPCLVSFDVFATGDLTLIHVEIQVLDINDHQPQFPKGEQELEISESASLHTRIPLDRALDPDTGPNTLYSYTLSPSEHFALDVIMGPDETKHAELVVVKELDREVHSFFDLVLTAYDSGNPPKSGTSLVKVNVLDSNDNSPVFAESSLALEIREDAAPGTLLINLTATDPDQGPNGEVEFFLGKHVPLEVLHTFSVDAKTGQVILRRPLDYEKNPAYEVDVQARDLGPNPIPAHCKVLIKVLDVNDNAPSIHITWASQPSLVSEALPKDSFIALVMADDLDSGNNGLVHCWLNQELGHFRLKRTNGNTYMLLTNATLDREQWPRYTLTLLAQDQGPQPLSTKTQLSIQISDANDNAPVFEKSRYEVSTRENNLPSLHLITIKAHDADLGSNGKISYRIQDSPVSHLVAIDSDTGEVTAQRSLDYEEMAGFEFQVIAEDRGQPKLASSISVWVSLLDANDNAPEVIQPVLSNGKASLSVLVNASTGHLLVPIETPRGLGPAGAGLPPLATPSSQPFLLATIVARDADSGANGELLYSIRSGNEAHLFVLSPNLGHLFINVTNASSLIGSEWELEILVEDHGSPPLQTRALLKVMFVTSVDHLRDSAHEPGVLSTSVLTMICLTVLLAIFGSILALFVSICRTEKKDNRAYNCREAESTYRHQPKRPQKHIQKADIHLVPVLRGQADDSGEVEQSHKDTGKEAMMEAGWDPCLQAPFHLTPTLYRTLRNQGNKGALAESQEVLPDTVSLLFNHPRQRNASRENLNLPESPSTPGQPRARPLKVAGSPMGRLAGDQGSEGTPLSPPTSSATLRRQRNLNGKVSPEKESGPHQILRSLVRLSVAAFAERNPVEELTVDSPPVQQISQLLSLLHQGQFQPKPNHRGNKYLAKPGSGRSAIPDTDGSGARAGGQAEPDQEEGPLDPEEDLSVKRLLEEELSSLLDPHTGLALDRLSAPDPAWMARLSLPLTTNYRDNVFSPDAAALEEPRTFQTFGKEAGPELSPTGTRLASTFLSEMSSLLEMLLEQRSSVPVEAASEALRRLSVCGRTLSLDLATSAALGTETQGXPGGKKRAEGRTSGGKCPGTHLGGLHI; this is encoded by the exons ATGATGCCACTTCTGCAACTTCTGCTGGGGCTTTTCGGGCCAGGTGGCTACTTGTTCCTTTCAGGGGATTGTCAGGAGGTAGCCACTCTCACAGTGAAATACCAAGTGACAGAGGAGGTGCCGCCTGGTACAGTGATAGGGAAGCTGTCCCAGGAACTGGGCCGGGAGGAGAGGCATGGGCAGACAGGGGCTGCCTTCCAGGTCTTGCAACTGCCCCAGGCGCTCCCCATTCAGGTGGATGCTGAGGATGGCTTGCTCAGCACTGGGAGGCGGCTAGATCGAGAGCAGTTGTGCCGGCAGCGAGATCCCTGCCTGGTTTCCTTTGATGTGTTTGCCACAGGGGATCTAACTCTGATCCACGTGGAGATCCAAGTGCTGGACATCAATGACCACCAGCCACAGTTTCCCAAAGGAGAGCAGGAGCTGGAAATCTCTGAGAGTGCCTCTCTGCACACACGAATCCCCCTGGACAGAGCTCTTGACCCAGACACTGGCCCTAACACGCTGTACTCTTATACTCTGTCTCCCAGTGAGCACTTTGCCCTGGATGTCATCATGGGGCCTGATGAGACCAAACATGCCGAACTTGTGGTGGTGAAGGAGCTTGACCGGGAAGTCCACTCGTTTTTTGATCTGGTTTTAACTGCCTATGACAGTGGGAACCCTCCCAAGTCAGGCACCAGCTTAGTCAAGGTCAATGTCCTAGACTCCAATGACAATAGCCCTGTTTTTGCCGAGAGTTCACTGGCATTAGAAATCCGTGAAGATGCTGCCCCTGGCACCCTCCTCATAAACCTGACTGCCACGGACCCTGACCAAGGCCCCAATGGGGAGGTAGAGTTCTTCCTCGGCAAGCATGTACCTCTAGAGGTATTACACACCTTCAGTGTCGATGCCAAGACAGGCCAGGTCATTCTGCGCCGACCCCTGGACTATGAGAAGAATCCTGCCTATGAGGTGGATGTCCAGGCAAGGGACCTGGGTCCAAATCCCATCCCAGCCCACTGCAAAGTTCTTATTAAGGTCCTGGATGTCAATGACAATGCTCCCAGCATCCACATCACGTGGGCCTCGCAGCCATCTCTGGTGTCAGAAGCTCTTCCCAAGGACAGTTTCATTGCTCTTGTCATGGCAGATGACTTAGACTCAGGAAACAATGGCCTGGTCCACTGTTGGCTGAATCAAGAGCTGGGCCACTTCAGACTGAAAAGGACTAATGGCAACACATATATGCTGCTAACCAATGCCACTCTAGACAGGGAGCAGTGGCCCAGATATACCCTTACTCTGTTAGCACAGGACCAAGGACCCCAGCCCTTGTCTACCAAAACACAGCTCAGCATTCAGATCAGTGATGCCAACGACAACGCACCTGTATTTGAGAAGAGCCGGTACGAGGTCTCCACTCGGGAGAACAACCTGCCCTCCCTTCACCTCATCACCATCAAGGCTCATGACGCAGACTTGGGCAGTAATGGGAAAATCTCATACCGCATCCAGGACTCCCCAGTTTCTCACTTAGTTGCTATTGACTCAGACACTGGAGAGGTCACTGCTCAGAGGTCACTGGACTATGAAGagatggctggctttgaattccaggTGATAGCAGAGGACAGAGGCCAACCCAAGCTTGCATCCAGCATCTCTGTGTGGGTCAGCCTCTTGGATGCCAACGATAATGCCCCGGAAGTGATTCAGCCTGTGCTCAGCAATGGAAAAGCCAGCCTCTCGGTGCTTGTAAATGCCTCCACAGGCCACCTTCTGGTGCCCATCGAGACTCCCAGAGGTTTGGGTCCAGCAGGTGCTGGCTTACCACCTCTGGCCACTCCCAGCTCCCAGCCATTTCTTTTGGCAACCATTGTGGCAAGAGATGCAGACTCCGGGGCGAATGGAGAGCTCCTCTACAGCATCCGAAGTGGAAATGAAGCCCATCTCTTTGTCCTCAGCCCTAATCTGGGGCATCTATTCATCAATGTCACTAATGCCAGCAGCCTCATTGGGAGCGAGTGGGAGCTGGAGATACTGGTAGAAGACCATGGCAGTCCCCCCTTGCAGACCCGAGCCCTGTTGAAGGTCATGTTTGTCACCAGTGTGGACCACCTAAGGGACTCTGCCCATGAGCCGGGGGTCCTGAGCACATCGGTACTGACTATGATTTGCCTGACTGTATTACTAGCCATCTTCGGGTCGATCTTGGCTCTGTTTGTGTCCATCTGCCGAACAGAGAAGAAGGACAACAGGGCCTACAACTGTCGGGAAGCTGAGTCCACTTATCGCCACCAGCCCAAGAGGCCCCAGAAACACATTCAGAAGGCGGACATCCACCTGGTGCCCGTGCTCAGGGGCCAGGCAGATGACTCTGGTGAAGTCGAGCAGTCCCACAAGGACACAGGCAAGGAAGCAATGATGGAAGCAGGCTGGGACCCCTGCCTACAGGCCCCCTTTCACCTCACACCAACCTTGTACAGGACCCTGCGTAACCAAGGCAACAAGGGGGCACTGGCAGAGAGCCAAGAGGTGCTGCCGGATACTGTCAGTCTCCTTTTCAACCATCCCAGGCAGAGGAACGCCTCCCGGGAGAACCTGAACCTTCCTGAGTCCCCGTCTACCCCAGGCCAGCCACGTGCCAGGCCTCTGAAGGTTGCAGGCAGCCCCATGGGGAGGCTGGCTGGAGACCAGGGCAGCGAGGGGACCCCGCTGAGCCCACCCACCTCCTCTGCAACCCTGAGGCGGCAGCGGAATCTCAATGGCAAAGTGTCCCCTGAGAAAGAATCAGGCCCCCATCAGATTCTGCGGAGCCTGGTCCGATTATCTGTGGCTGCTTTTGCAGAGAGGAATCCCGTGGAGGAGCTCACTGTGGATTCTCCTCCTGTTCAG CAAATCTCCCAGCTGCTGTCCTTACTGCATCAGGGCCAATTCCAGCCCAAACCAAACCACCGGGGAAATAAGTACTTGGCCAAGCCCGGCAGCGGCAG GAGTGCAATCCCAGACACAGATGGCTCAGGTGCCAGGGCTGGTGGCCAGGCAGAACCAGACCAGGAGGAAGGGCCCTTAGATCCTGAAGAGGACCTCTCTGTGAAGCGGCTGCTTGAAGAAGAGCTGTCAAGCCTGCTGGATCCCCACACAG GCCTGGCCCTGGACCGGCTGAGCGCACCTGACCCAGCCTGGATGGCGAGGCTGTCTTTGCCCCTCACCACCAATTACAGAGACAACGTGTTCTCCCCTGATGCTGCAGCCCTGGAGGAGCCAAGGACCTTCCAGACGTTCGGCAAGGAGGCAGGGCCTGAGCTGAGCCCCACGGGCACACGGCTGGCCAGCACCTTCCTCTCAGAGATGAGCTCGCTGCTGGAGATGCTGCTGGAGCAACGCTCCAGTGTGCCAGTGGAGGCTGCCTCTGAGGCCCTGCGGCGGCTCTCCGTCTGTGGAAGGACCCTCAGTCTAGACCTGGCCACCAGCGCGGCCTTGGGCACAGAAACACAGG GCCCAGGTGGAAAGAAAAGGGCTGAGGGCAGGACCAGTGGCGGCAAGTGCCCGGGAACACACCTTGGAGGCCTCCATATCTAA
- the Dele1 gene encoding death ligand signal enhancer isoform X2 gives MWRLTGLLGRALPRLLGPHLRGVTPKTNSSDVPQATSSTLLVPLPNLDRSGHHGPSTSRGPKSHGWKNVFQWMSARVSPNTLWDAISWGTLAVLALQLARQIHFQASLPAGPRRAERCSWHSPLDRFLSSPWWHPHSSLRRHVLPGPDGPVPRCIGLREPRLGQEELSAQFRNFSLPSSLRTTGLQEPPEEGPSKFDFLYDSSSFEPKTKPAQPQPTCEKKEQDKSKPLPLEEAVMSIQQLFQLSVSIAFNFLGIENMRNGDYIAAFSYFQKAADHGYSKAQYNVGLCHEHGRGTPRDLNKAILYYQLAASQGHSLAQYRYARCLLQDPASSQDPERQRAVSMLKQAADSGLREAQAFLGVLFTKEPHLDEQRAVKYLWLAANNGDSQSRYHLGICYEKGLGVQRNLGEAVRCYQQSAALGNKPAQERLRTLFSTETAGASGLPHASSTGNLGLLCRSGHFGSSHGASSRVLPTLERSLVRLGFG, from the exons ATGTGGCGACTGACGGGTCTCCTGGGCCGAG CACTTCCCCGTCTGTTGGGACCTCACCTCCGGGGTGTGACCCCCAAGACCAACAGCTCAGATGTGCCTCAAGCGACCTCCTCCACCTTGTTGGTCCCTTTGCCCAACCTTGACAG GTCAGGCCACCATGGCCCTAGTACAAGCAGGGGCCCAAAGTCCCATGGATGGAAGAATGTCTTCCAGTGGATGTCTGCTCGTGTCTCCCCAAATACCCTGTGGGATGCCATCTCATGG GGCACTCTGGCCGTGCTGGCCCTGCAGCTGGCGAGGCAGATTCACTTCCAGGCATCCCTGCCAGCAGGACCTCGACGAGCAGAACGCTGCTCTTGGCACAGTCCCCTGGATcgtttcctctcttctccctggTGGCACCCGCACTCCT CACTAAGGAGACATGTTCTCCCTGGTCCTGATGGCCCAGTTCCCAGATGTATTGGCCTCAGGGAACCCAGGCTGGGCCAGGAAGAACTCTCGGCTCAGTTCAGAAACTTTTCCTTGCCTAGCTCCTTGAGAACAACTGGTCTTCAGGAGCCTCCTGAGGAAG GTCCCAGTAAGTTTGATTTCCTGTATGACAGCAGTAGCTTTGAGCCCAAGACAAAGCCAGCCCAGCCTCAGCCCACTTGTGAAAAGAAG GAACAAGATAAGTCAAAACCTCTCCCCCTTGAGGAGGCCGTGATGTCCATTCAGCAGCTCTTCCAGCTCAGTGTTTCCATCGCTTTCAACTTCCTGG GGATAGAGAATATGAGGAACGGGGACTACATAGCAGCCTTTTCTTACTTCCAGAAAGCTGCAGACCATGGCTACAGCAAAGCACAGTACAACGTGGGCTTGTGTCACGAGCATGGCAGAGGCACCCCCAGGGACCTCAACAAG GCAATTCTTTATTACCAACTGGCTGCCAGCCAGGGCCATAGCCTGGCTCAATACCGCTATGCCAGGTGCCTACTGCAAGACCCAGCCTCCTCACAAGACCCTGAGCGGCAGAGGGCAGTGTCCATGCTGAAGCAAGCTGCAGACTCGGGATTGAGAGAG GCCCAGGCTTTCCTCGGGGTGCTTTTCACCAAGGAGCCACACCTGGATGAGCAGAGAGCTGTGAAATATCTTTGGCTTGCAGCCAACAATGGG GACTCACAGAGCAGGTACCACTTGGGAATTTGCTATGAGAAGGGCCTTGGTGTGCAGAGGAATCTGGGAGAGGCCGTGAGATGTTACCAGCAGTCAGCGGCTCTGGGAAACAAGCCTGCCCAGGAGAGGCTGCGCACCCTCTTTTCCACAGAGACAGCAG GTGCCTCAGGCCTCCCTCATGCCTCCAGCACAGGGAACCTTGGCCTCCTCTGCAGAAGTGGGCATTTTGGATCCAGCCATGGAGCCTCCAGCAGGGTTCTTCCCACATTGGAAAGGAGTCTTGTAAGACTGGGTTTTGGCTAA
- the Dele1 gene encoding death ligand signal enhancer isoform X1, with amino-acid sequence MWRLTGLLGRALPRLLGPHLRGVTPKTNSSDVPQATSSTLLVPLPNLDRSGHHGPSTSRGPKSHGWKNVFQWMSARVSPNTLWDAISWGTLAVLALQLARQIHFQASLPAGPRRAERCSWHSPLDRFLSSPWWHPHSSLRRHVLPGPDGPVPRCIGLREPRLGQEELSAQFRNFSLPSSLRTTGLQEPPEEGPSKFDFLYDSSSFEPKTKPAQPQPTCEKKEQDKSKPLPLEEAVMSIQQLFQLSVSIAFNFLGIENMRNGDYIAAFSYFQKAADHGYSKAQYNVGLCHEHGRGTPRDLNKAILYYQLAASQGHSLAQYRYARCLLQDPASSQDPERQRAVSMLKQAADSGLREAQAFLGVLFTKEPHLDEQRAVKYLWLAANNGDSQSRYHLGICYEKGLGVQRNLGEAVRCYQQSAALGNKPAQERLRTLFSTETAAPGPSHPAAPKSFSSPSLCSLNTLLAGASGLPHASSTGNLGLLCRSGHFGSSHGASSRVLPTLERSLVRLGFG; translated from the exons ATGTGGCGACTGACGGGTCTCCTGGGCCGAG CACTTCCCCGTCTGTTGGGACCTCACCTCCGGGGTGTGACCCCCAAGACCAACAGCTCAGATGTGCCTCAAGCGACCTCCTCCACCTTGTTGGTCCCTTTGCCCAACCTTGACAG GTCAGGCCACCATGGCCCTAGTACAAGCAGGGGCCCAAAGTCCCATGGATGGAAGAATGTCTTCCAGTGGATGTCTGCTCGTGTCTCCCCAAATACCCTGTGGGATGCCATCTCATGG GGCACTCTGGCCGTGCTGGCCCTGCAGCTGGCGAGGCAGATTCACTTCCAGGCATCCCTGCCAGCAGGACCTCGACGAGCAGAACGCTGCTCTTGGCACAGTCCCCTGGATcgtttcctctcttctccctggTGGCACCCGCACTCCT CACTAAGGAGACATGTTCTCCCTGGTCCTGATGGCCCAGTTCCCAGATGTATTGGCCTCAGGGAACCCAGGCTGGGCCAGGAAGAACTCTCGGCTCAGTTCAGAAACTTTTCCTTGCCTAGCTCCTTGAGAACAACTGGTCTTCAGGAGCCTCCTGAGGAAG GTCCCAGTAAGTTTGATTTCCTGTATGACAGCAGTAGCTTTGAGCCCAAGACAAAGCCAGCCCAGCCTCAGCCCACTTGTGAAAAGAAG GAACAAGATAAGTCAAAACCTCTCCCCCTTGAGGAGGCCGTGATGTCCATTCAGCAGCTCTTCCAGCTCAGTGTTTCCATCGCTTTCAACTTCCTGG GGATAGAGAATATGAGGAACGGGGACTACATAGCAGCCTTTTCTTACTTCCAGAAAGCTGCAGACCATGGCTACAGCAAAGCACAGTACAACGTGGGCTTGTGTCACGAGCATGGCAGAGGCACCCCCAGGGACCTCAACAAG GCAATTCTTTATTACCAACTGGCTGCCAGCCAGGGCCATAGCCTGGCTCAATACCGCTATGCCAGGTGCCTACTGCAAGACCCAGCCTCCTCACAAGACCCTGAGCGGCAGAGGGCAGTGTCCATGCTGAAGCAAGCTGCAGACTCGGGATTGAGAGAG GCCCAGGCTTTCCTCGGGGTGCTTTTCACCAAGGAGCCACACCTGGATGAGCAGAGAGCTGTGAAATATCTTTGGCTTGCAGCCAACAATGGG GACTCACAGAGCAGGTACCACTTGGGAATTTGCTATGAGAAGGGCCTTGGTGTGCAGAGGAATCTGGGAGAGGCCGTGAGATGTTACCAGCAGTCAGCGGCTCTGGGAAACAAGCCTGCCCAGGAGAGGCTGCGCACCCTCTTTTCCACAGAGACAGCAG CCCCAGGGCCCAGCCACCCAGCAGCACCGAAATCTttctccagcccctccctctgCAGCCTGAACACTCTGCTGGCAGGTGCCTCAGGCCTCCCTCATGCCTCCAGCACAGGGAACCTTGGCCTCCTCTGCAGAAGTGGGCATTTTGGATCCAGCCATGGAGCCTCCAGCAGGGTTCTTCCCACATTGGAAAGGAGTCTTGTAAGACTGGGTTTTGGCTAA
- the Dele1 gene encoding death ligand signal enhancer isoform X3, protein MWRLTGLLGRALPRLLGPHLRGVTPKTNSSDVPQATSSTLLVPLPNLDRSGHHGPSTSRGPKSHGWKNVFQWMSARVSPNTLWDAISWGTLAVLALQLARQIHFQASLPAGPRRAERCSWHSPLDRFLSSPWWHPHSSLRRHVLPGPDGPVPRCIGLREPRLGQEELSAQFRNFSLPSSLRTTGLQEPPEEGPSKFDFLYDSSSFEPKTKPAQPQPTCEKKEQDKSKPLPLEEAVMSIQQLFQLSVSIAFNFLGIENMRNGDYIAAFSYFQKAADHGYSKAQYNVGLCHEHGRGTPRDLNKAILYYQLAASQGHSLAQYRYARCLLQDPASSQDPERQRAVSMLKQAADSGLREAQAFLGVLFTKEPHLDEQRAVKYLWLAANNGDSQSRYHLGICYEKGLGVQRNLGEAVRCYQQSAALGNKPAQERLRTLFSTETAAQGTLASSAEVGILDPAMEPPAGFFPHWKGVL, encoded by the exons ATGTGGCGACTGACGGGTCTCCTGGGCCGAG CACTTCCCCGTCTGTTGGGACCTCACCTCCGGGGTGTGACCCCCAAGACCAACAGCTCAGATGTGCCTCAAGCGACCTCCTCCACCTTGTTGGTCCCTTTGCCCAACCTTGACAG GTCAGGCCACCATGGCCCTAGTACAAGCAGGGGCCCAAAGTCCCATGGATGGAAGAATGTCTTCCAGTGGATGTCTGCTCGTGTCTCCCCAAATACCCTGTGGGATGCCATCTCATGG GGCACTCTGGCCGTGCTGGCCCTGCAGCTGGCGAGGCAGATTCACTTCCAGGCATCCCTGCCAGCAGGACCTCGACGAGCAGAACGCTGCTCTTGGCACAGTCCCCTGGATcgtttcctctcttctccctggTGGCACCCGCACTCCT CACTAAGGAGACATGTTCTCCCTGGTCCTGATGGCCCAGTTCCCAGATGTATTGGCCTCAGGGAACCCAGGCTGGGCCAGGAAGAACTCTCGGCTCAGTTCAGAAACTTTTCCTTGCCTAGCTCCTTGAGAACAACTGGTCTTCAGGAGCCTCCTGAGGAAG GTCCCAGTAAGTTTGATTTCCTGTATGACAGCAGTAGCTTTGAGCCCAAGACAAAGCCAGCCCAGCCTCAGCCCACTTGTGAAAAGAAG GAACAAGATAAGTCAAAACCTCTCCCCCTTGAGGAGGCCGTGATGTCCATTCAGCAGCTCTTCCAGCTCAGTGTTTCCATCGCTTTCAACTTCCTGG GGATAGAGAATATGAGGAACGGGGACTACATAGCAGCCTTTTCTTACTTCCAGAAAGCTGCAGACCATGGCTACAGCAAAGCACAGTACAACGTGGGCTTGTGTCACGAGCATGGCAGAGGCACCCCCAGGGACCTCAACAAG GCAATTCTTTATTACCAACTGGCTGCCAGCCAGGGCCATAGCCTGGCTCAATACCGCTATGCCAGGTGCCTACTGCAAGACCCAGCCTCCTCACAAGACCCTGAGCGGCAGAGGGCAGTGTCCATGCTGAAGCAAGCTGCAGACTCGGGATTGAGAGAG GCCCAGGCTTTCCTCGGGGTGCTTTTCACCAAGGAGCCACACCTGGATGAGCAGAGAGCTGTGAAATATCTTTGGCTTGCAGCCAACAATGGG GACTCACAGAGCAGGTACCACTTGGGAATTTGCTATGAGAAGGGCCTTGGTGTGCAGAGGAATCTGGGAGAGGCCGTGAGATGTTACCAGCAGTCAGCGGCTCTGGGAAACAAGCCTGCCCAGGAGAGGCTGCGCACCCTCTTTTCCACAGAGACAGCAG CACAGGGAACCTTGGCCTCCTCTGCAGAAGTGGGCATTTTGGATCCAGCCATGGAGCCTCCAGCAGGGTTCTTCCCACATTGGAAAGGAGTCTTGTAA